In Pseudomonas campi, the sequence CCACGAAGAACGCCGAAGCGCCGGTGGAGTGCAGGTAGCGAATCAGCCAGCCGAACTCCACATCACGCATGATGTATTCGACGGAGGCGAAGGCTTCTTCGGCGGACGGGGTGAAGCTCATGGTCAGCCAGATACCGGTGATGATCTGATTGACCAGCACCAGCAGCGCCAGAGAGCCGAAGAAATAGAAGAAGTTGAAGTTCTTCGGTGCGTAGTACTTGGACAGATGGTCTTCCCACATCTTGGTCGCGGGGAAGCGTGCATCGACCCATTCCATGAATTTACTCATCATGCCTTCTCCTGGTCCACGCCGACGATGATGACGTCATCCGACTCGTACGTGTACGGCGGCACCGGCAGGTTCAAGGGGGCGGGCTGTGCCTTGTAGACACGACCTGCGAGATCGTAACGGGAACCGTGGCAAGGGCAGAAATAACCACCTACCCAATCAGCCCCCAAGTCAGCCGGGGCCACTTCCGGACGGAAGGACGGTGCGCAACCCAGGTGCGTACACAGACCCACCAGAACCAGAATCTCCGGTTTGATCGAGCGGGTCTTCTTGTCCACGTACTCGGGCTGCACGGAAGCAGCAGACTCAGGGTCAGCCACGCTACCTTCGAGCTTGCCCAGGTTGGCCAGGATCTCTTCGGTACGGCGCACGATGAACACCGGCTGGCCACGCCATTCGGCAACCATCTGCTGGCCGGCTTCGACCTTGCCGATATTCACTTTCACCGGTGCACCAGCGGCCTTGGCCTTGGCACTGGGGAACCATGACCCCACGAACGGAGTCGCAGCACCCACCGCTCCTGCAGCGCCCACCACAGAGGTGGCCGCTACCAGGAAGCGACGCCGGCCTGCATTCACGCCGTCATTGCTCATTCAGTCGTCTCCCATCAGCTTTGTGGCCTGTGGTCAGGCCTCTACTAGGTAAATATCTAGCCGCACAAAATTTGCCGAATGGTAAAGAAAAGCCCCTTTTCTGACAAGGTAATTACCGGATACAAATTGCTCCGAAGCCTTGCCCGACGCGGCATTCACCAATGCGGCACGTTGTCGCAGGGTAAACAGACGCCCATAAAAAACGCCCAGCTCCGTAAGGAAACTGGGCGCTTTTGAACGTAGCAGCGATTAACGCTTGGAGTACTGCGGACGCTTACGCGCTTTACGCAGACCCACT encodes:
- the petA gene encoding ubiquinol-cytochrome c reductase iron-sulfur subunit; amino-acid sequence: MSNDGVNAGRRRFLVAATSVVGAAGAVGAATPFVGSWFPSAKAKAAGAPVKVNIGKVEAGQQMVAEWRGQPVFIVRRTEEILANLGKLEGSVADPESAASVQPEYVDKKTRSIKPEILVLVGLCTHLGCAPSFRPEVAPADLGADWVGGYFCPCHGSRYDLAGRVYKAQPAPLNLPVPPYTYESDDVIIVGVDQEKA